GAGCGTGGCACAGGAACAGTGTgaggagatgaaggaggaggtgcagaagaaGGAGTGCAGCCTGGAGCATCAGATGAGCGCTgtgagggagagggagcaggaggtggaggagctgaaggagcATCTAAAGCtggtggaggagcaggaagTTGAAGGAGTATGGGAGGTCCAGGAGGTGAAGGCGAAACTGAAGCAGacggaggagagggaggagcagctggaggagctgctgagAGAAACCTGTGCTCTcctggagaaagagaggagtgaGGGAGGAGACAAAGACGAGAACATCTCCCTACTGACCAGGGAGCTGCAGGAGGCGCAGGCCGAGAgtgaggaggtgaagaggagagCTCAGCAGAATGAGGAGGACAACAACAGGCtgaaggaggaggtgaaggagtgGCAGGAAAATGTGGAGCTCGGCACAAGAGAAGGGACCAAGCTCAGTCGTCTCCTGAaggagcgggaggaggaggtgcaacAGCTGAAAGACTtgttagagagagaggaggagaagaggcaggaggcagaggagctgaggagaatggaggaggacagaaggaagaGGCTTGACGTCAAAGTGATGGAGGTGAAGGAGCAAAATGGAAGGCTGGAGGAGAAAGTGAGGGAGgtgcaggaggagctggaggaggagagggaggtgctgaagtggaaggaggaggagaagaggaggctggaggaaaaactgaaagcttttgaagaggagagaaaaggcgaggaggaggagcttagaAGGATGAGGGAGGAGAAGATGAGGCTGGAGAGTGAGCTGAGGAAGGCCAAGGAGGAGCGAGAAGAGTTAGTGATTACCCAAAGGGAGCAGCACCTCCTGGGGGAGGAGAGAGGTAGGGCCAGGGATAgagagcaggaagaggagaaggtggGCCTCCTggtggagcagaggaggagagaacagGAGGTGAACTCGCTGAGGGAGGAgctacaaagagagagagatgaggtacaggaggagcagaggaggagagagcatgAGGTGACGTCTCTGAGGGAGgagctacagagagagagagatgaggtacaggaggagcagaggaggagagagcaggaggtgACGTCTCTGAGGGAGgagctacagagagagagagatgaggtacaggaggagcagaggaggagagagcaggaggtgACATCTCTGAGGGAGGAGCTACAGAGAAAGAGGGATGAGGtacaggaggagcagaggaggagagagcaggaggtgACGTCTCTGAGGGAGgagctacagagagagagaggtgaggtacaggaggagcagaggaggagagagcagcagGTAACGTCTCTGAGGGAGgagctacagagagagagagatgaggtacaggaggagcagaggaggagagagcaggaggtgACGTCTCTGAGGGAGgagctacagagagagagggatgaggtacaggaggagcagaggacgAGAGATGAAGTAACAAAGGAAACAACAGCTAAGGAGGAGATCCAGGAGAAGCTGAAGAGgactgaggaggaggtgacCAATCTTAAGCAGGAGGTGCAGATGGAGCAAACGAGGAGGGATGAGGTTCAGCTGGAGTTGAAAATGGAGGTGTCTGCTCTCAGAGAGGAGGTACAGAAGGAACAAAGGGAGAAGAAGGAGGTGCAGGAACAACTGGAGAAAATCAAGGAGGAGGTAACAGTAATTACAGAGGAGGTGCACAAGGAACAAAGGGAGAAGGAGCAAATGCAGGAGGAGCTAGTAAAGATaaaggaggaggatctgagaggagaggagcagagtgaggaggtgcaggaggagCAGTGGAGTGTCCTGCAGAGTCAGGTATGAACAAACGTCCTCTACAGGCGAAACTGAGTCATTACACAAGTtagagtcatgtgacctcatgACTCATGTTTGCAGCATTAAATTAGAATCTCCAGATTAGAATCTCCATATTAGAATCTCCATATTAGATTAGAATCTCCAGATTAGAATCTCCATATTAGATTAGAATCTCCAGGTTAGAATCTCCATATTAGATTAGCATCTCCATATTAGATTATAATCTCCAGATTAGAATCTCCATATTAGATTAGAATCTCCAGGTTAGAATATCTATTAGATTAGAATctccagattagattagaatctccatattagattagattagattcttCTAAAgtcttaaaatgtgttaaaaaaaggaaTGTTTCTCTTCTGTATGCTAAACTAAAATAAGCTAAGCTATCTGTTTACAGACTTTATACTAACCTAGCTAGCTGCTATAATAAGTTAGCTTCTAACCTCTTGTTCTAGTTAACATAGCACTTTCCACTCTGTATGCTAACCATTTAAACTAAAATGAGCTAGctttttttgaatgtttttaaagctAAGTTTCTTTATGGATTAGGCTCAGAAATGTAAAATAGCTTGTTCACTCTCTGTTAGCTGTTAGCAGTCTTCATGCTAACCTCTTTAGCTGGTTCCATTTGTTTAGCGAGATATTTATGGTTTGAATGCTAAAAATGAGCTAACACGTAAGCAGCAGTTGTTATGCTAACTCCATTAGCATCTGTTGTGTTGTTCAGGAGAGCCACGCAGAGGAGGAGTGTCTGAGGAGCGTTctgaaggaggaggtggaggatgtCAGAAGGGAGAACCAGAGGACTCTGAGAGAGGAGGTGCTGCGACAGAGAGGAGAAGTGGACgaagagaaaacagaggaggGAAGAATGGAGGCTGAGGAGCGGTGGAGGAGCAGAGTGaagagggtggaggaggagcaggaggtgaAGTTGAGAGCTCTGCTGGGAGAAAACCAGATGCTGAAGGAGATGAGgagtgaaggagtgaaggaggtgaggagggaTGTGATGGAGAGCAGGGAGGAGATCAGAGTCACGGCGGCCATGTTAGAGGAgcagaaaacacagatgttCTGTGTGCAGGAGGAGAACGAGGAGCTGAGGAGGCAGGTGAGAcaggagcgtgtgtgtgtgtgtgtgtgttcttgtcgGTGTATCTTTGTAAGGaccaaagaaacctaaaaaccACAGGATGTGAAGTTATCACAACTTTAAAGTCTTTTTAGGGATTAAGACCTGGCTTTAGAGTTAGAATTGGGATTATGTTAGGTTTAGGTTCAGGATTAAGATtaggatctgtgtgtgtgtgtgtgtgtgtgtgtgtgttcaggtgtacGCTCTCActcagaggacagaggaactGGAAGGCGACAGGAATCGTGTTCGATTGGCTCTGGAGAGAACTGAGGCCACCATAGTCGGCTACGAGGGGAGAACCAACCAATGGGAGCGGAGCACAGGGGCGGGGTCTAATCCAGACCTGGTGAGTGTGTCTCTGGTTGGTTAAAAAGTCACTTCAGGTGTTTGTCTTCACTtgttgagctgtgtgtgtgtgtgtgtgtgtgtgcgtgtgtgtgtgtgtgcgtgtgtgtgtgtcagcagcatGTGTCAGACAGACTGACGTCTCTTCATCATCACGTTGCTGAACTGGAGctggagaaaacacaacagagcaaGAAAATCTCACATCTGGAAAatcagagagagaaactgaagagagagaggaagacactgagagacacactgagagaggtacacacacacacacgcactgagagaggtacacacacactcacacacacacgcacacacactcacacacacactgagagaggtacacacacacacacacacacacacactgagagaggtacacacacacacacacactgagagaggtacacacacactcacacacacacgcacacacacactgagagaggtacacacacactcacacacacgcacacacacactgagagaggtacacacacactcacatgcacacacgcacacacacacacactgagagaggtacacacacactcacacacactgagagaggtacacacacactcacacacgcacgcacacacacgcacacacacacactaagggaggtacacacacactcacatgcacacacgcacacacacacactgagagagctacacacacactcacacacactgagagaggtacacacacactcacacacacgctgagagaggtacacacacactcacacacactgagagaggtacacacacactcacacacacacacacacacacacgcacacacacacactaagggaggtacacacacactcacatgcacacacgcacacacacacactgagagaggtacacacacactcacacacacacgcacacacactcacacacacacactgagagaggtacacacacactcacacacacgcacacacacactgagagaggtacacacacactcacatgcacacacgcacacacacacacactgagagaggtacacacacactcacacacactgagagaggtacacacacactcacacacgcacgcacacacacgcacacacacacactaagggaggtacacacacactcacatgcacacacgcacacacacacactgagagagctacacacacactcacacacactgagagaggtacacacacactcacacacacgctgagagaggtacacacacactcacacacactgagagaggtacacacacactcactcacacacacacacacacacacacgcacacacacacactaagggaggtacacacacactcacatgcacacacgcacacacacacactgagagagctacacacacactcacacacactgagagaggtacacacacactcacacacacgcacacacacactgagagaggtacacacacactcacacacacgcacacacacactgagagaggtacacacacactcacatgcacacacgcacacacacacactgagagaggtacactcacacgcacacacacacacacactcacacacacacactgcgataggtacacacacactcacacacactgagagaggtacacacacacacacacacactgagagaggtacacacacactcacacacactgagagaggtacacacacactcacacacacacacacactaagggaggtacacacacactcacatgcacacacgcacacacacacacactgagagaggtacactcacacgcacacacacacactcacacacacactgagagaggtacacacacactcacacacactgagagaggtacacacacacgcacacatactcacacacacacactgagagaggtacactcacacgcacgcacacacacacacgcacacacacacacactgagagaggtacacacacactcacacacacacacactgagagaggtactcacacacacgcacacacactcacacgcacacacacactgagagaggtacacacacactcacatgcacacacgcacacacacacacactgagagaggtacactcacacgcacgcacacacacacacacacacacacactcacactcacacacacacacacacacactcacactcacacacacgcacacacacacacactgagagaggtacactcacacgcacgcacacacacacactctcacacacacacacactctcacacacacacacacactcacacacacacacactgagagaggtacacacacactcacatgcacacacgcacacacacacacacactgagagaggtacactcacacgcacgcacacacacacactctcacacacacacacactcacacacacacacacactcacacacacacacacactgagagaggtacacacacacacacatgcacacacgctcacacacacacactgagagaggtactcacacacacgcacacacactcacacgcacacacacactgagagaggtacacacacactcacatgcacacacgcacacacacacactcacactcacacacacacacacactgagagaggtacactcacacgcacgcacacacacacactctcacacacacacacactcacacacacacacactcacacacacacacacactgagagaggtacacacacacacacatgcacacacgctcacacacacacacactgagagaggtactcacacacacgcacacacactcacacgcacacacacactgagagaggtacacacacactcacatgcacacacgcacacacacacactcacactcacacacacacacacactgagagaggtacactcacacgcacgcacacacacacactcacactcacacacacacacacactgagagaggtacacacacacacacatgcacacacgctcacacacagttgtgttgCAGGTGGAGAAGGAGCGTCTGAGGCTGAGGCAGCAGATGATGGACAGCTGCAGATCTCAGGTCAGATTTTAAATTCAACGtgttgaagatgatgaagatgaagatggagggagagtgATTCagtaacattgtgtgtgtgtgtgtgtgtgtgtgtgtaggtgttgacagacaccacagaagaagaacacCTGAGGAGGAGAGTGATGGAGCTGGAGGACCAGGTGAGCTTTGGCACTCAGGCGtagctttgtctgtgttttgcgTTGCCATGGTGACGCTGATGCTGTCTCCTCCCCCTCAGGTCAGTCAGCTGCATCTCTTATTGGCCGTGGACCAGACTCAGAGGGCGGAGTTTATCCACAAGTTCCTCGGGAACAGTGAGTGGCTGCTCTCACTGCGACACGAGCTCAGGGATTCGCTGGCCGTCGTCACTCACCGTCCAATCGCGTCAGTCCTGGAGTCGGAGGCGGAGCGATTGGACCGCAGcctgagggaggaggagctaaGGATGACCATCAGCCAATAGTAACACCTTAAATAAAGTTTCAGTCAGTTCtacttttactttgttgttCATTATTAGATGATTAATCACTCAAATCATTTAACTCTGCTTCATTGTTTCCACAGGACGTCGTCGTCCACAGAATATAAACAAACCAGGTACGACCTGTTTACAGCGACGCAGTGTCGAACTCACAACCTCGCCTTCAGCAGCCATTGTCTCAACACCTTCTCCAGAGGAACCAGTGAAGGTTTCATGACCTACGACCACCTCACTTCCTGGTTCAGGACCTGTCCCATGAATGAAAAACCCAGTGAGGTGAGactgaggagacgagaggatGAGGACAACTGTGAGTGAGGACTTCAGccagtagagggcagcattgcacctctgaGTGAGATCGAGCAGAGGTTCCATGATCTCCATCACTGAGAACCTGGACCCTCCAGGTTCAGGATGAGACTGAATGTGATGGAGCAGGTAGTGCAGGAGTTTTCTCactccagcaggtggcagtaatgagacatcatctttgtttttaattatatttttataaaagtgataacgttaaatgttttttgaagCTCATGAGATATAAAAGTCTCTGTGTTAAACAACAAAACTctgaaaaaatgacaacaaaagtgtctatttgtatatattttgtttatatttattattttgtacagttttttttttttaattgtaaaaagTGTGACGTTGAGTCAACACCGAGTACAAAGACTTTCATTACTGGTAAtaattagtgcctgcagctgcaaggcattctagtgagaaccctagggttctcactagaatgccttgcgctgcaaggcatctcttgtaatcgtgcgcgtttattctgctttttattctcgcgccctcccgttatttcggcacgctactcctcctgcatctttgagaaacccccaacacaagttatatcaaaatgtgcgccttgaccgggaatggtgtgctatgacttttctaagattttcatataaccattgggataatatttacaaaaaactgaacaaaaattaacattgaagtggatgggagaccgaaaaaaaccaagcccgctttggagcatcacagtgtcgtcatactttaacgtagaaacgtggttggaagtttaaacgggtcacaagacttgggacttttctgacctaagtcgacattttgatacatgttacggtttttgaactatcgcagtttaagttttgtactttttttcaaagctttctgattttataatgggtgtgtgtgtggtcgttaggtgtgagctagagtgacacactctagcaagatccagcaaaataatcagaaaaacttctaaacaaactcttctcctgcccacaatttccaacctacagagacaatttttacatcaaaatgttgccatggttgtcgtctaaccctgtgtgtgtttgtcatgttcatatgacttgtagtttttcttaaaatcacctcaaagcacagagaactctggtcacagtctcaattcactcccatgttaaaatgtctgctttggagttgtggaaaatcaagatgagggtgattttaaaactgtgatttctctgtcaattcacgcccgtttgtcacaaattttgagatgggagctgctgaaagcctcctggcgctcacaaaccaaaatttttatctctatcatcaaccgttcttgagatatgacaactttaaaacatgctgttttctctgtgagaatgggaaacagaggggattgtgaatctctctctctccctctctcctgtcactccagcagtttgccccgccccctcctctgccggccctgattacacacacctgctgacaattaagccatgtggactataaaaactccctgttcccctgtttcagtgccagtgtgttttcgtccatgcctgatcaccatagcgcctcgtcacagccccagaatcctcaagtttttgatcctcttggtgagcgatgctttattttgtaagttttcttatcatagcctgttagctgataccttagttaagatttatagcttttgttttcctccttgggagagattttttgtttgttaattttcacagccttttaggaactccaatcactaggcttgtgacttaccttttattagttagatccaatcatttagattgcgttttgttttttatctcattcttagttggttaaggatcgccaatcattaggattgtgcttttgagttagcttttgttttgaagtgtttagagccgtgttttcctccgtttggagagttttctgtttaagttttacatgataaccttagtccgagtatgtttcctcttcggggtgatttttttgttccgcgtttatagttccacaacgtttctcttgtagagcgttgcactcgcaatttgttataggttttcatagccacgcttttgtttttcctcagtaaagaggacctgccttgagaattgtttacgagtgccaataaagacaattaaaaggcctctgcgtctgagtctctgatccgtcttgttatctcctctaaaacttggtgtttttaaagggtgagtccaccaaaataccactctgtctaaatgctcttaaaggttcaatccacatttttagattttataacgcaggtgttcggaagggggagggggcatcagggagtgggaggggtttatgagttattctctttcaaagggtgataacaccaaaataccactcaatcctttaccagcacaagtcctgcacgcgaagacacatgccgcaagaactgcaggcacactcgaaatttcggcacggaattgcggaaatctagtgtTACTTTGTTGCTGAGTACATGACAATAAAGCTTGTGTCTCGTGatcccattttatttatttatttaaaactattttccaggatgtccacacacacacacacacacacacagtgtgtttacattgtgttataaattgtttatatttataagGTTCTACTCTGTTGTTCCTGTTCAACAACAAttatgttagcatgttagcacaagcctgtgttttctttaggttagtgtttcccaaactttccatttaaagatgacaaatgaTCGAAATGAACCgacaaaacatgatttaaaacatgaacgcaacagaggaggacaagatggaggctgtggcgacccctacagggagaagctgaaagtcacatttatttacacataaatctGAAGTTAAATTTTTGCAAATTAGGACCTAAAATGGTTTATTTTTGCAAATAAGATCATTAACTAATTATTTTGtgctgttaaagttaaagttgagTTAAATTGAGTCATTTACGCTTTCTATTCAGTGTTTAATGTCCGACATTTTGTTTATATGGTTTACAGCGACAGTGGTTTGCACTGAGCACCTCCGGCCGACAGGAGTCGCTGTGTGACTGTGAGGCCCGCAGTGTCGTGTGTTTCCGGGGTTAAAGCTCAGGTGTCCCGGTTTGAAATCGCGGAC
This genomic interval from Solea solea chromosome 2, fSolSol10.1, whole genome shotgun sequence contains the following:
- the LOC131446601 gene encoding trichohyalin-like isoform X1; this encodes MMLRAIKRSETTELQWQHRMETELLVDWQVEKAGLKQEVCHLQEELAESRAEREELESRVKTGREREARHSLLVHRLQNKVVEYRERCQRLELQLQDENTQLINTESCVRGECSDSLESALIRLEEEQQRSVCVSVGLVETNTFLCEKLKHSDQTNQVLREELHKLKCVEGVEPRECDWLREKQHQTPASVCRSEDSVKRQRYPHKTDRFRAPPPLLSSTLLLPPPNSPSSEHPLASSSSSTTLGTFCVDDLESRREEQEVSHLKEQMVELSLSLQEERGRGEEREREVERHREAERKLRSVITTVIRLLECELSHSQPKLHALRSEVNFLQSKVKTLRELELETSSEERHRHRDKRCEAAAREELEEVRRRKEEQREEQEEEEQRQEQKVEQREELEEVRRRERQQRRSKRLLKEVRRRKKHHRESRRQKEEQQRQEQKEEQREEEEQEEEQKVKQEEQQKEEIDRHHDEEVRRAELRLREEQVKMEEEETQKDGEMEALCKRTERLERSKEEREEEVERWKARVEEVEQEKEEQRRQKERLQDEKEEVVGQMEEMKKEKVQEVELLMVRLSVAQEQCEEMKEEVQKKECSLEHQMSAVREREQEVEELKEHLKLVEEQEVEGVWEVQEVKAKLKQTEEREEQLEELLRETCALLEKERSEGGDKDENISLLTRELQEAQAESEEVKRRAQQNEEDNNRLKEEVKEWQENVELGTREGTKLSRLLKEREEEVQQLKDLLEREEEKRQEAEELRRMEEDRRKRLDVKVMEVKEQNGRLEEKVREVQEELEEEREVLKWKEEEKRRLEEKLKAFEEERKGEEEELRRMREEKMRLESELRKAKEEREELVITQREQHLLGEERGRARDREQEEEKVGLLVEQRRREQEVNSLREELQRERDEVQEEQRRREHEVTSLREELQRERDEVQEEQRRREQEVTSLREELQRERDEVQEEQRRREQEVTSLREELQRKRDEVQEEQRRREQEVTSLREELQRERGEVQEEQRRREQQVTSLREELQRERDEVQEEQRRREQEVTSLREELQRERDEVQEEQRTRDEVTKETTAKEEIQEKLKRTEEEVTNLKQEVQMEQTRRDEVQLELKMEVSALREEVQKEQREKKEVQEQLEKIKEEVTVITEEVHKEQREKEQMQEELVKIKEEDLRGEEQSEEVQEEQWSVLQSQESHAEEECLRSVLKEEVEDVRRENQRTLREEVLRQRGEVDEEKTEEGRMEAEERWRSRVKRVEEEQEVKLRALLGENQMLKEMRSEGVKEVRRDVMESREEIRVTAAMLEEQKTQMFCVQEENEELRRQVYALTQRTEELEGDRNRVRLALERTEATIVGYEGRTNQWERSTGAGSNPDLHVSDRLTSLHHHVAELELEKTQQSKKISHLENQREKLKRERKTLRDTLREVEKERLRLRQQMMDSCRSQVLTDTTEEEHLRRRVMELEDQVSQLHLLLAVDQTQRAEFIHKFLGNSEWLLSLRHELRDSLAVVTHRPIASVLESEAERLDRSLREEELRMTISQ
- the LOC131446601 gene encoding trichohyalin-like isoform X2 — translated: MMLRAIKRSETTELQWQHRMETELLVDWQVEKAGLKQEVCHLQEELAESRAEREELESRVKTGREREARHSLLVHRLQNKVVEYRERCQRLELQLQDENTQLINTESCVRGECSDSLESALIRLEEEQQRSVCVSVGLVETNTFLCEKLKHSDQTNQVLREELHKLKCVEGVEPRECDWLREKQHQTPASVCRSEDSVKRQRYPHKTDRFRAPPPLLSSTLLLPPPNSPSSEHPLASSSSSTTLGTFCVDDLESRREEQEVSHLKEQMVELSLSLQEERGRGEEREREVERHREAERKLRSVITTVIRLLECELSHSQPKLHALRSEVNFLQSKVKTLRELELETSSEERHRHRDKRCEAAAREELEEVRRRKEEQREEQEEEEQRQEQKVEQREELEEVRRRERQQRRSKRLLKEVRRRKKHHRESRRQKEEQQRQEQKEEQREEEEQEEEQKVKQEEQQKEEIDRHHDEEVRRAELRLREEQVKMEEEETQKDGEMEALCKRTERLERSKEEREEEVERWKARVEEVEQEKEEQRRQKERLQDEKEEVVGQMEEMKKEKVQEVELLMVRLSVAQEQCEEMKEEVQKKECSLEHQMSAVREREQEVEELKEHLKLVEEQEVEGVWEVQEVKAKLKQTEEREEQLEELLRETCALLEKERSEGGDKDENISLLTRELQEAQAESEEVKRRAQQNEEDNNRLKEEVKEWQENVELGTREGTKLSRLLKEREEEVQQLKDLLEREEEKRQEAEELRRMEEDRRKRLDVKVMEVKEQNGRLEEKVREVQEELEEEREVLKWKEEEKRRLEEKLKAFEEERKGEEEELRRMREEKMRLESELRKAKEEREELVITQREQHLLGEERGRARDREQEEEKVGLLVEQRRREQEVNSLREELQRERDEVQEEQRRREHEVTSLREELQRERDEVQEEQRRREQEVTSLREELQRERDEVQEEQRRREQEVTSLREELQRKRDEVQEEQRRREQEVTSLREELQRERGEVQEEQRRREQQVTSLREELQRERDEVQEEQRRREQEVTSLREELQRERDEVQEEQRTRDEVTKETTAKEEIQEKLKRTEEEVTNLKQEVQMEQTRRDEVQLELKMEVSALREEVQKEQREKKEVQEQLEKIKEEVTVITEEVHKEQREKEQMQEELVKIKEEDLRGEEQSEEVQEEQWSVLQSQESHAEEECLRSVLKEEVEDVRRENQRTLREEVLRQRGEVDEEKTEEGRMEAEERWRSRVKRVEEEQEVKLRALLGENQMLKEMRSEGVKEVRRDVMESREEIRVTAAMLEEQKTQMFCVQEENEELRRQVYALTQRTEELEGDRNRVRLALERTEATIVGYEGRTNQWERSTGAGSNPDLHVSDRLTSLHHHVAELELEKTQQSKKISHLENQREKLKRERKTLRDTLREVEKERLRLRQQMMDSCRSQVLTDTTEEEHLRRRVMELEDQVSQLHLLLAVDQTQRAEFIHKFLGNSEWLLSLRHELRDSLAVVTHRPIASVLESEAERLDRSLREEELRMTISQ
- the LOC131446601 gene encoding golgin subfamily A member 6-like protein 25 isoform X4, with translation MMLRAIKRSETTELQWQHRMETELLVDWQVEKAGLKQEVCHLQEELAESRAEREELESRVKTGREREARHSLLVHRLQNKVVEYRERCQRLELQLQDENTQLINTESCVRGECSDSLESALIRLEEEQQRSVCVSVGLVETNTFLCEKLKHSDQTNQVLREELHKLKCVEGVEPRECDWLREKQHQTPASVCRSEDSVKRQRYPHKTDRFRAPPPLLSSTLLLPPPNSPSSEHPLASSSSSTTLGTFCVDDLESRREEQEVSHLKEQMVELSLSLQEERGRGEEREREVERHREAERKLRSVITTVIRLLECELSHSQPKLHALRSEVNFLQSKVKTLRELELETSSEERHRHRDKRCEAAAREELEEVRRRKEEQREEQEEEEQRQEQKVEQREELEEVRRRERQQRRSKRLLKEVRRRKKHHRESRRQKEEQQRQEQKEEQREEEEQEEEQKIDRHHDEEVRRAELRLREEQVKMEEEETQKDGEMEALCKRTERLERSKEEREEEVERWKARVEEVEQEKEEQRRQKERLQDEKEEVVGQMEEMKKEKVQEVELLMVRLSVAQEQCEEMKEEVQKKECSLEHQMSAVREREQEVEELKEHLKLVEEQEVEGVWEVQEVKAKLKQTEEREEQLEELLRETCALLEKERSEGGDKDENISLLTRELQEAQAESEEVKRRAQQNEEDNNRLKEEVKEWQENVELGTREGTKLSRLLKEREEEVQQLKDLLEREEEKRQEAEELRRMEEDRRKRLDVKVMEVKEQNGRLEEKVREVQEELEEEREVLKWKEEEKRRLEEKLKAFEEERKGEEEELRRMREEKMRLESELRKAKEEREELVITQREQHLLGEERGRARDREQEEEKVGLLVEQRRREQEVNSLREELQRERDEVQEEQRRREHEVTSLREELQRERDEVQEEQRRREQEVTSLREELQRERDEVQEEQRRREQEVTSLREELQRKRDEVQEEQRRREQEVTSLREELQRERGEVQEEQRRREQQVTSLREELQRERDEVQEEQRRREQEVTSLREELQRERDEVQEEQRTRDEVTKETTAKEEIQEKLKRTEEEVTNLKQEVQMEQTRRDEVQLELKMEVSALREEVQKEQREKKEVQEQLEKIKEEVTVITEEVHKEQREKEQMQEELVKIKEEDLRGEEQSEEVQEEQWSVLQSQESHAEEECLRSVLKEEVEDVRRENQRTLREEVLRQRGEVDEEKTEEGRMEAEERWRSRVKRVEEEQEVKLRALLGENQMLKEMRSEGVKEVRRDVMESREEIRVTAAMLEEQKTQMFCVQEENEELRRQVYALTQRTEELEGDRNRVRLALERTEATIVGYEGRTNQWERSTGAGSNPDLHVSDRLTSLHHHVAELELEKTQQSKKISHLENQREKLKRERKTLRDTLREVEKERLRLRQQMMDSCRSQVLTDTTEEEHLRRRVMELEDQVSQLHLLLAVDQTQRAEFIHKFLGNSEWLLSLRHELRDSLAVVTHRPIASVLESEAERLDRSLREEELRMTISQ